From one Gimesia sp. genomic stretch:
- a CDS encoding formylmethanofuran dehydrogenase subunit C, which produces MALTFTLKQTLPVSLEVNSVSHESVSGQSLRQICALPVLWGNRQSTVGEFFDVQQSDAESDLLVFTGDCSRLKYIGAGLSRGRIRVEGSAGMHLGAEMTGGEILVEGDVADCAATEMQGGTLSIQGNAGDLLGAAYPGSKRGMRGGTITVNGHVGNETGHRMRRGTIVIGGDAGDATGFDMIAGSIFTFGKMGALAGAGMRRGTLGLLGDAGTPDLLPTFRYSCLYRPTWLSFFLRKLAQTGFPVPENCFSSEYRRYCGDFLTLGKGEILVRQ; this is translated from the coding sequence ATGGCCCTCACGTTTACGCTTAAACAGACACTCCCGGTCTCTCTCGAAGTAAACTCGGTGAGTCATGAATCAGTGAGTGGTCAGTCACTGAGACAGATCTGTGCGCTACCCGTTCTGTGGGGCAATCGTCAGTCTACCGTGGGGGAATTCTTTGATGTCCAGCAGAGCGATGCAGAGTCGGATCTGTTGGTCTTTACAGGTGATTGTTCGCGACTGAAATACATTGGTGCCGGTCTCTCACGAGGTCGCATCCGTGTGGAAGGCAGTGCCGGCATGCATCTGGGGGCGGAGATGACAGGCGGTGAAATTCTCGTTGAAGGAGATGTCGCCGATTGTGCCGCGACTGAGATGCAGGGAGGGACACTCAGCATTCAAGGTAATGCCGGCGATCTTCTTGGAGCTGCCTATCCTGGCAGTAAACGTGGGATGCGGGGAGGCACCATCACAGTCAATGGCCATGTCGGTAATGAAACCGGGCATCGGATGCGTCGTGGCACGATTGTCATCGGGGGTGATGCCGGCGATGCGACCGGGTTTGATATGATTGCCGGTTCCATTTTTACTTTCGGCAAAATGGGGGCACTGGCCGGAGCTGGAATGCGGAGAGGGACACTCGGGCTGCTGGGAGATGCGGGAACGCCGGATCTGCTGCCCACATTTCGCTACTCATGCCTTTATCGGCCGACATGGCTCTCGTTTTTTCTGCGCAAGTTGGCGCAAACCGGTTTTCCGGTTCCGGAGAACTGTTTCAGCAGTGAATATCGCCGCTACTGCGGCGATTTTCTGACCTTGGGTAAGGGAGAAATTCTGGTTCGCCAGTAA